TACTATCATTACATGGCACAACCATAATATACTAATAAAATACAATATCTATAATACAAGTCATATTGAGAATCCGTATTCAATAAACGTCAGTTGCGTTGCGTCGTTCTCCCCATCCACAAGTCACTCTTGATCAACTCATAACAAACTATACCTTTACATACAACAACCAGTTATTTATAGTTTTAGTTCATTTATAATGAGTGGTGAAGTAGAATCTGATATCGCAGCTGAGGCCAGATTTAAGTCGGAATCACTCCTAGACTCACCTGCTACTCAGTTCCAGGTTTCTACACTAGAGGCTCTCATAGACTTCCTTAACATTCAACTATCTGATGCAAATGTTTACAGTCTAAACAACAACGTAGGAATACTCAAGATATACTCACTCTACCCGAGGGTTACTGATACACTCGTAATACAAAAGATTTTAATCAAATGTCTTATGCAGTTACCTGCTCCAGACTTTACTGTTTGCTTGGCTCAGGTGCCTCTTCATGTACAAAGTCATGAACATGTTCACAAAATCTCGAACCTACATTCTCTGCTGCAAAGCTGTCTCTTTCGCAGTTTTTGGGATAATGCAAAGGCTCAATTAGACTCTAAGCCTGACATGACGATTTTGGACGTTCCTGGGCTTCGTGACTCTGTTAGAAGATTTATTCTCGATATATTGCCGTTAGTGTATCAGCAAATTTCAGTTCCAGAAATGCGCATGTTGCTTGATTTCGACTCCAACTCTGAGGAATTTGAAAGTCTTTTATCATTCTGCGGATGGAACTTGGATCAATCTTACGATAGGAACAATAATGAAGCGGGATCTTGCTATTCTGTGTCTCGCGATGATGTCTCTAAATTTCAAAAGGGTTCTTCCCAACCAAAGGTTTTAGAAAAATACCTTCGCCCAGAAGCCATGCACTATTATCTGTCAACTTTACATAATTAGTAAATTTTACTTTATATGACTAGTTATTTGAGCACACTTTCCAGTGAGCGTGCAAAAAGTGGTATCAAAGAGGCGGATTCGGCCTTTAAAACAGCACTATCTCCAGATATCTGTGCCAACAAAGCGAGTGAATTGGTGGTTTGTGCATAGAAAAAGAGTGAGTCTCCCGAGCTACTATATTCATCGGACTGGCAAACATTGGTTCCAACGTAGTACATGCTAAGCTGTTCGAGTGTCCTTATTAAACTACTACGTTTTCTTGGAGTTACTTTTATTGCTTTTGGACCTAACCTATGCCATATAGACTCAAAATCACTTTTACTTATCTTTACATCGTGCGCAAATACAATTGGCAGGTCCAAATTCAGAGCAAAATAAAATACATCAAGGTTCGTTTTTATGGCAACCTGGAGAATTATAGGGTTTTCTGGTGCGCTATTAGACGGTATCTGGTTCGGTCTTAGGGGAATATGGCATTCGTTGCCCTTTCCCGGTGCAATATTCAGTGGTGAGCTGAGTGGAGAAGCAGGGGATAGCCCAAAAGAATTCTTATTAAATTGTATGGCCTGAAGGACAAACATCGCTGATGTTTTGTTGGTGAGCTTCATTTCGAGTGAAATGCGTTCCTCCTCACGATATAAAAATGCTGATATTTCAAGACCAATTTGGCCGTTTGCCCCTCTCTGAGATGAGTGTAACACAATTTGACTCTTGCAAATGTATCCTGCCAATCCAGAAGTTTGGAACAAATCTTCgtcttcatcttcctcaggAGTTTTATCAGAACGTTtttcttttccaaaatactCTCCATGTGATGATTCTTCATCGCTCGACTCGCGTACATGTGTTACTGCCTTGGTTTGGCCTGTTGTAACTACGTCTCTAAATGCAACAGCCcaagatggtaaatggtAAATCGCAGACACGCGACCTAAATTTTCCAAGAGATCATCCAGAGTAGCTTTATCCAGTGAAGAATCTCCTATGCGCGGAAGCGCTGACAAAACGACTTTTGATGCAACTTTGTCACCAGCCTCCAAAAGCCTCAAGTACATGTAGGCTCTATCCCTCACATCAGGGTTACTGCTATCAACGCCACATTTGCGGATAACATGCGATACCAAATCACTACCACCACAACTCAAATTAACCTTCATTGCTGCAGTAAGAAGACTGAGCTGAACTGGATGTGGTTCCTCATGAAACGTTTCAGCAAGATTAGATATGTATTCTGATGCATCATCAATTTTCGATGCATATTGGCCAACAATCCATACTAACGCTGCCTTTGCTTCTGCGTCATGAATATAATCAACGTCCGCacaaagaaggaaaagttCATTAGAGAATACATGTGGATAGCCTCTAAGAATATCCCTCAAAGCTACTGTACATTCCTCTGTTACATGGTTAATTTTCAATCGCAAAAGCTCAGTAATGGCATTAACACAAGCGTCCAACGCCAATTCAAGCCTGATGCAGAGAGAACTTATAGCCTTTATTGCACGCTTTACAAATTCCAAATCTACATCTGTTGCATATTCTCTTAATTCATTGAGTATAATATTGTAATTTGTGCTCGTAGCAAGCTTTACCATAATATCCAGCTTCTCAATATTAACATACAGAGGATCTGTACACTTGCAAAAAAAGGAACGTACGTGATCCTCCAACAATCTGGGATACTTTGAAATTACAACCAAAATGGAACGTAAAGCTACATACTGAATTTCCGGCTCTAGTGATGATAGCGTGACGAGGGGTGCAGACAACTTTGTATTCAATAACCTAAGGTATTCCTTGTCTGTGATCttgttcatcatctttagaaCAACCTTAATGGCAGACATTACAACTGCAGAGTTTATGTGAGAAAAACGTGGGCAAACAGCTTCCACAACCCTTTTTGCATCAGCGGAATCTCTTGGATTATAATATACCAACGCatccaaaatataaacCTGTCCCCATTCTATACACTCATTTAATACATTCAATAGACGGTTCAAGCACGATGCATCATTTTGCAACATTCGCTCAAACATATTGTCATCTGATAGTTCCGAAATTTCAACAAGTGTGGACACAGCGTTTGCAACCACCATTGGATTTTGGTCGGATAACATATCCCTCAACATGTCCAAAAACCCCTCCTCTACAACCAACGAAGGACATATTCCTAAAAATGTCGTGATATTGATACACACAAAAATACCATAAAGCTTAGCAATACAAACAGCAGCCGTTTTTCGTACATATGGATCAGGGTCCGTTTGACACCGTTTTAGAGGTTCAACCAGATATTCTGTTATAGCCGTAAGCCTAATGTAACCCATTGTTCTAATGGCCAATGCCCTAAAAAGAgtatgaatataaaaacaaaatgtgtaccTTATGAGAGGATTACGGTCCTTTGCGTCCTTGCAAAATGTGTTTACTGCCAATATTGCAAGTTCTGGTTGTACTTTAGCATAATTTATGACATATAGGTAGACTAGCTTTTTCAATTCTATGTTATTAGTTTGGATGCAGTTTACGACGTCTGGAAACAGGCTAGAAACATCCTTTCCTGTGGTCATTGCACCTATAATCTTCTTTATTGCGTCCTTTTGCTTGTCTTTTTCGGCATTTTGTAGCTCTTCACGCAGTTCCTGGAGCTCGGAACGGCGATTACCCTTGAAATATTTGCTATccattttaataatttaCATATTGTTTCTCGTCCCAAATATACAATAAATTTATACTGTATGTGTAGTTACTAGGTGTGTTTTCcctttttaaaaatttgaagAGACTGGAGACTCGGCCATCGTACACCCCTCCCCATCTACGCCAAAACTAAGAAGTTACCGCGATATGCAGACTAACAAAGAGAGAGGAGCAAAACAGAGACATATTAGCTGATGACAAATAGATTTGGTTACAAGTTAAAGTGTCAAATTACTCGACGCTGCGGACAATATCGGAATCACCAGCATCCAATATAGCCATGCATCCAACTCTAAAGTATTTACCGCAGGCTGTGCCAAGGTCATTGTTATCACCGGTATAGTGATGGACTCCACACTTGGCAAGCATAGCGTAGTACTCGATCTCAGAACGACGAAGAGGAGGGCAGTTGTTGCTCAAAATAACCAACAAGGCTAAATAAAATTATGAATATTTGCAAGACAAATCAAAACTTACCCTTTCCGTTTCTGAGGGTGGCCTTAGTAGACTTAAATCCCAAGCAGACCTTTCCAGATTTCATAACTAGCTGGAGTCTGTGGTTAACGTTCTCAACCAACTTTGCCTTGGACTTTTTGGCCATCTTTAAAGAATATGTTATGAAAGTATCAAAAGCCTGTAGTGAAAATTTTATGTGGCGATATACGGGACAACAACGACTCTATACAACAAGGACGTTGTTTGTTTAAAGAAATAAATAAATGTATGATCAAAATTTATACTAAGAGAACGAGCTCGCAATTACGGACCTCCCCATCCACTGAGTACTATAGCCTTCCCCACCGACCCCAAACCAGGTGGACGGTGTGGACTCTTGCAGCCTTTCTCTCAGACATTACTTATAAGCTTTTTTCCTCTTGTAATATCCTTAGTTCTTTGTTTTTCTTCTATTTGTCCAGCCTTTACCAAAGAAAGATatctttttcttttcctttttcGCAGTGTCATTGTTTTCCTCCGACTTGTCATTTTCACACTCTTCTGGTTCAGCATCCTTTTCACCTGGTATTTTATTGCCATCACAATGAAATGTGTTTGCCTCGGATCCGGATTTCTCGGTTTCCCATTGCGATTCCAAGGATCCAGTATCACTCGTAACCTGGTTCGTGTGCTTTACTATTGATTCCGCCGCTGCCTTGTCTACGATTGTCGTGGGTGTGTTTAGAAAAACTCCAATCTTATCATTCTCAGAATATGATCTGCTGTTTTGCACAGTAGCCAGTTTGTTGCTATTTCCTGTATTATTTTCCATACTGTGGATATCTTCTCCGGTTGGTCCTATAGGTGTTGGTATGGGAGGATCTTGCGTCCCATATCCTGATACACCAGGTCTTGTTGCATTTAGAATAGGTGGTGTCATTTTCCCGGTTGTACCACattgtttgtttatattgCCAGTGGATAATCCACCGCATGTGGTTTCTTTCTGCTCGAGTATTTTATTAGCATGTATATCGATGTTTCCAATGTCAACATTGTGTCTCATGTAGTTTTGCTTAACATCCTGCTGTCTAGGAAACTGGTGATACAGCTCTTTGTAATCTTGCAAACGTGAGCTGGAATCGTATTCACTAGAGTGCTCTAGAGAACTACTATCGTGAATAAAATTATCAAACTCGCTACCATATTCAATTTGTAAATTACAAAGATTCTCATCACTCATAGATTCTATCTCATCGTGACCAACAGTGTCTTGTATATAGGCATTAACAAACTCTTGAGGATCCAAGTGCCCGTTATGTTTTCTGGTAATGCGATTATACTTGCGCAGCTTTTGTTTGTTTGATGGCTTACATTCAATAGATTGTTTTATTTCATTTGACCCATTTGTATACTCTCCTCCACTTTGTCTGTAAATCATTATATCATCGGAATTTTTACAAGTGTATCCTTTGCCGCTACTTTTAGAGGAGACGTTAGTCTTGTCAAATTTATCTGAAACTACATTACAAGTATAAAGGATGCTTTTCCCAGTAAAACTGATAATTTTGCAAGCCGCTAAACCTAATGCACCCAGACCTGCGCATAACTCCTTCATAGATAATTCCCAAAATGTTTCGTCATGTCTCATTCTCCTCTTTTCATGTGATTTTTCCAATTCAATCTTACCCCTTGGAATTATAATAGACGGCTCCACCTTTTCTGCCCTATTCTCTAATGTTTTAACATAGTCATTTGCGATGAACAGTGCCTTTCTCAGCTGTTTTGCTTTTAACTTCATGGTTTCTATTTCCCTCATTCGAGAGATAGCAGGGTTTTTTATTTCATTTCCCCTACTGTGAGTAGGACTAAAAGATTCGGATTGTGTATCTATTGTTGCTTCACTATCAATATCAGATTCTGGTGTGGAAATAGTATGATTTTGTTGTACGCGACTCATCCCATCTAAATGACCATCGTCTAACAGTTTCTTATATGGACCTAAAATCTTTActattttatttttctcGTGGATTATATTTCCCTTTTGTAAAACTTGACAATTTTCTGATAATTTCAACCGGGGATTTGGAGGCGCTGTTCCAGCAAACTTGTTATACCCATCTACCTTACCAAATGTAAAGGTTCCTGAATCTGGCGATTTAGTATCTTTTGATTGCATATTCCACCTCCTTTTACTCCTTTGGTCAACATTAGGAGCGTACCAAAATTCGTGTGGTTGCTGTACATACATGATATTGATTTGTAAATCAGCGacatttgcatttttaacattttatattctatTAAACATCCTTTTTACGAATTTATGAAATGATAAACGCTTCTTATTTGATGTAGATCATCTTATAATTCACAATTTTCAATTATTTATCACTCTTGTTTCGGAAAAAACTCTCTAAAATAAAAGCTGTTTTAAAGGTAATCTGTTATATCACCGTATACTACCGGGTAACAGCATACATACACCTGTGTCTCTACGTGTAACGATCAAAACAAAGCAGAACACTCAGTATCTAAAATCAAAAACTtgattgtaaaatatctaacaagAACGtgaaattttaatgggCTTAAGCTAATATATCACAAGACATATTTCATCTTAAAGAAAATCCGTGACTCTGAGCCGAGAAAAATTACTCGATAATCcaaattttatttttgtgCCTGTTTGGAGTTTAATCTGTGATAAATCAGGTACATCTTGGCAATATTATCGAAACAAAGAGAATTAACATCCTTGGTGTGAGTAGTACACTCGTTACTCATGATTATTGTGGACAATTGCGATGGAGCATCGATTTTCTTGAGTAAATTAGTATCTAATTCAGGCATGGGTAACAGTGGTTCACCCTTAAGCTTGCACTGCTCGTTCTCTAGCCTTCTCCTTTCCAAAAGTTGCTTCTGCTGTTGAACCAGTTTTGTGTAATCCCTCTGGTATCTGATAAATTTTTCCTGGTTATCACATAGTGCCTCTAGTGACTGAGACAAAAATTCCAAGTTCTTTTCGAGATAGTTATTATGATCTGCGTCAAGGACATCAAAAATATACGTGTTTTGCACGGGACAGTCCAAAAAGTACTGTGATAAAAACACTTCAGACAAGATGGAGTTTTTTATTACGATTGGAACTTCTTCCAATATTTCAGTTCCCTTCAATGCATTAAACTTCTGTACATCACCTTCTGCACTATGATATATAGATAAGAGCTGATCTGAAGCTCTGTATGCTTTAAATGATACTTCTCCAGTGTTTGTCACTGGATCAAAGCCTAACATGATGGCCTTGTCAACAACCTCCTGATAAATTACCAAATTGTCAATTGCTTCCTTCGACTGCAAATCGCCAAAATTTATGGTCTGATACCATCCTATTGCAAAACAATCCACGCGGATATCGTGGACCAGGTCCGTCATCTTCTCCTGATATTTAACGAATTCTTCGTCAGCCTTTTCCTCAATCTCATTCTCAGCCAAGTTGTTAGTTGACTTATCCCTACTTAAAGCATTGTAAATATCGCGCTTTTGGGGGTACGGAAAGCAGTTTGTGACCTCTAATTTATCTCCAACATCCAAACCAAGCAATTGGCCATTTACTGGGACGGGATAGTTATCTTTACAGTGTTTTAGTGCCTTTATCAAGACTAAGCTGTCAATTTCAACGTACGCCTGCTTCTTTTGAGACACATTTTTGAGGTTGGCAGACTCAGAAGGCTGATGGCCAATTGATCTCGTTGAGAGGTTGCGTGAACCTTTATTCCCAATGAACTCCATTATTTCGTTTAATGTGCATTATTTAGAGTCAATATATAAGGAGGTACTATTAAATTTATTGATGTTTCGGTCACATTAGATTTAGCTATGGGGTATCGAGATTTCGGTCTAAATAGCGACGTAATTCATCGACAGATACCCATTGTCATTTAAAACATATCTAAAATGTATCATACTACAATTTTATACCTCTGAGTACAACCCTTACCCCCTGGGATCTAAATATCGCAGGATTCCACTACCACCGCAGTTACACAGTAGGCCTTTCTCttgtaaagtataaatatttcatCTCTGAGTTAAGATGTCAAAGTTGTTTCGTGTTACAGATGTAACCGACAATGATTCCGGTTACGAAGATATAGTTTGTCTAAATGCTTTAAATACATTCCTCTTTAGGCCTGCGACCCTTACGATTTGTCCGATGATTACTCCCCTAAATTTAACCCTAGCGCATTGCAGATGCCTAATTTTGACTTTGACTCTTTGCAAGCTAGTCCTACCTTGGATTACCTCTCCAAGAATGGTAAGCCTTGAAATTTGTAACCTATACACTCACCTGCCAGATTATAATAGAATATCCGATGTAGACCTGAAAAGGTTTTCAGATGAGCATTTTCACAATTCCTATATGCAATTCAGCATGCACAACAAGTCTGCATTCTTTTTGCTTCAAGTTTGTTTATGAACTATTTCATCGTTTACTACGTAGTCTGAATTGTTTCTAAGCACCAGGAATTATAAGGAAGCACTCTCTGCTGCCTTGGTTTCCGAATCTTTGATCGGAGAGACGTTGGCTATAAAGGCCATCAAAATGATTTGCATGTATCAACTGAACGACGACAAGAGGTTCAAAGACTTAAAGGAGGAGATTTTAGCCTCTAGTTTAGAGGGCTTATCGGACACATTAAGACAACACACAATTGGCACAATCCAAGTCGCAAGCTTGGTCCCAGAGTTTCTTAGCTGTCTAGAATCAATGAAGTCTAAGCAAACTTGTTAAACATAAATTAATAAATTAGGCGCTAGTTTGTGCTACATTAATTCCTTGAAAttgaaattttgaataCATGCGACCTCACATCCATATCTTCTTCGTGTATAATGTTTGCTGCCATACTTATTTCTCCTGATAGTACAACTGGCTTCCTCAAGACCTTTCTCAAACTT
This region of Theileria equi strain WA chromosome 1, complete sequence genomic DNA includes:
- a CDS encoding 60S ribosomal protein L30, putative (encoded by transcript BEWA_020160A), with protein sequence MAKKSKAKLVENVNHRLQLVMKSGKVCLGFKSTKATLRNGKALLVILSNNCPPLRRSEIEYYAMLAKCGVHHYTGDNNDLGTACGKYFRVGCMAILDAGDSDIVRSVE
- a CDS encoding hypothetical protein (encoded by transcript BEWA_020190A); its protein translation is MSKLFRVTDVTDNDSGYEDIACDPYDLSDDYSPKFNPSALQMPNFDFDSLQASPTLDYLSKNDYNRISDVDLKRFSDEHFHNSYMQFSMHNKSAFFLLQSELFLSTRNYKEALSAALVSESLIGETLAIKAIKMICMYQLNDDKRFKDLKEEILASSLEGLSDTLRQHTIGTIQVASLVPEFLSCLESMKSKQTC
- a CDS encoding beta adaptin, hypothetical (encoded by transcript BEWA_020150A), coding for MDSKYFKGNRRSELQELREELQNAEKDKQKDAIKKIIGAMTTGKDVSSLFPDVVNCIQTNNIELKKLVYLYVINYAKVQPELAILAVNTFCKDAKDRNPLIRALAIRTMGYIRLTAITEYLVEPLKRCQTDPDPYVRKTAAVCIAKLYGICPSLVVEEGFLDMLRDMLSDQNPMVVANAVSTLVEISELSDDNMFERMLQNDASCLNRLLNVLNECIEWGQVYILDALVYYNPRDSADAKRVVEAVCPRFSHINSAVVMSAIKVVLKMMNKITDKEYLRLLNTKLSAPLVTLSSLEPEIQYVALRSILVVISKYPRLLEDHVRSFFCKCTDPLYVNIEKLDIMVKLATSTNYNIILNELREYATDVDLEFVKRAIKAISSLCIRLELALDACVNAITELLRLKINHVTEECTVALRDILRGYPHVFSNELFLLCADVDYIHDAEAKAALVWIVGQYASKIDDASEYISNLAETFHEEPHPVQLSLLTAAMKVNLSCGGSDLVSHVIRKCGVDSSNPDVRDRAYMYLRLLEAGDKVASKVVLSALPRIGDSSLDKATLDDLLENLGRVSAIYHLPSWAVAFRDVVTTGQTKAVTHVRESSDEESSHGEYFGKEKRSDKTPEEDEDEDLFQTSGLAGYICKSQIVLHSSQRGANGQIGLEISAFLYREEERISLEMKLTNKTSAMFVLQAIQFNKNSFGLSPASPLSSPLNIAPGKGNECHIPLRPNQIPSNSAPENPIILQVAIKTNLDVFYFALNLDLPIVFAHDVKISKSDFESIWHRLGPKAIKVTPRKRSSLIRTLEQLSMYYVGTNVCQSDEYSSSGDSLFFYAQTTNSLALLAQISGDSAVLKAESASLIPLFARSLESVLK
- a CDS encoding eukaryotic translation initiation factor 3, putative (encoded by transcript BEWA_020180A) encodes the protein MEFIGNKGSRNLSTRSIGHQPSESANLKNVSQKKQAYVEIDSLVLIKALKHCKDNYPVPVNGQLLGLDVGDKLEVTNCFPYPQKRDIYNALSRDKSTNNLAENEIEEKADEEFVKYQEKMTDLVHDIRVDCFAIGWYQTINFGDLQSKEAIDNLVIYQEVVDKAIMLGFDPVTNTGEVSFKAYRASDQLLSIYHSAEGDVQKFNALKGTEILEEVPIVIKNSILSEVFLSQYFLDCPVQNTYIFDVLDADHNNYLEKNLEFLSQSLEALCDNQEKFIRYQRDYTKLVQQQKQLLERRRLENEQCKLKGEPLLPMPELDTNLLKKIDAPSQLSTIIMSNECTTHTKDVNSLCFDNIAKMYLIYHRLNSKQAQK
- a CDS encoding eukaryotic translation initiation factor 3 subunit, putative (encoded by transcript BEWA_020140A) — its product is MSGEVESDIAAEARFKSESLLDSPATQFQVSTLEALIDFLNIQLSDANVYSLNNNVGILKIYSLYPRVTDTLVIQKILIKCLMQLPAPDFTVCLAQVPLHVQSHEHVHKISNLHSLLQSCLFRSFWDNAKAQLDSKPDMTILDVPGLRDSVRRFILDILPLVYQQISVPEMRMLLDFDSNSEEFESLLSFCGWNLDQSYDRNNNEAGSCYSVSRDDVSKFQKGSSQPKVLEKYLRPEAMHYYLSTLHN
- a CDS encoding hypothetical protein (encoded by transcript BEWA_020170A), with the protein product MYVQQPHEFWYAPNVDQRSKRRWNMQSKDTKSPDSGTFTFGKVDGYNKFAGTAPPNPRLKLSENCQVLQKGNIIHEKNKIVKILGPYKKLLDDGHLDGMSRVQQNHTISTPESDIDSEATIDTQSESFSPTHSRGNEIKNPAISRMREIETMKLKAKQLRKALFIANDYVKTLENRAEKVEPSIIIPRGKIELEKSHEKRRMRHDETFWELSMKELCAGLGALGLAACKIISFTGKSILYTCNVVSDKFDKTNVSSKSSGKGYTCKNSDDIMIYRQSGGEYTNGSNEIKQSIECKPSNKQKLRKYNRITRKHNGHLDPQEFVNAYIQDTVGHDEIESMSDENLCNLQIEYGSEFDNFIHDSSSLEHSSEYDSSSRLQDYKELYHQFPRQQDVKQNYMRHNVDIGNIDIHANKILEQKETTCGGLSTGNINKQCGTTGKMTPPILNATRPGVSGYGTQDPPIPTPIGPTGEDIHSMENNTGNSNKLATVQNSRSYSENDKIGVFLNTPTTIVDKAAAESIVKHTNQVTSDTGSLESQWETEKSGSEANTFHCDGNKIPGEKDAEPEECENDKSEENNDTAKKEKKKISFFGKGWTNRRKTKN